In one window of Caldisericota bacterium DNA:
- a CDS encoding PIN domain protein yields IMARFAEHENKGVFYRPQISWTDTFKYAVDLSRKHTNKTGSRALDILHVASALSMKAERFLTFDERQSKLAALSGIRIETL; encoded by the coding sequence TATTATGGCAAGATTTGCTGAACATGAAAACAAAGGAGTCTTTTATCGTCCACAAATAAGCTGGACTGACACATTCAAATACGCTGTTGATTTATCAAGAAAGCACACTAATAAAACGGGCTCAAGGGCCTTGGACATTCTGCATGTAGCCTCAGCTTTATCAATGAAAGCTGAGAGGTTTCTTACTTTCGACGAGAGGCAATCCAAATTAGCTGCTCTATCCGGGATAAGGATAGAAACTTTGTAG